One Pomacea canaliculata isolate SZHN2017 linkage group LG1, ASM307304v1, whole genome shotgun sequence genomic window, TTACAATCCATGCATATCTCattttaaatgacaatgaataaataatttttgctgCATCTTAGCAGTTTTATATTCTCTTTCAATATGAGtacttgaattttattttttatgctcTCCTGCCCttataaacacaagaaaaaacttCAATAGCTACATTCTTGTAGCCTCAACAAATAACTTTTGAATTTTCGATGTGCCCGGATTCTAACATTTCAAACAGttgtggaaaaaaataacattccaACAAAGTTGTGTGTGCTTTGGCGGATTACTAAAGATATGACACTTTTCCACTTCACCTAACTCGGTCAGGAGGACGACTTTAAAAAAGCATCTGTGAGCCATTCTCAACGTGAGGAGAAAGCAAAGTGTAGACGCGACACTCTGTCCGCTCTCTTCCGTTAGTCGTCCTCGCTAGTCGTTGACGTTAACGGACATTCCAACATTTCAGTCGAGAAGCGATTCAATCAGTCAGGTTTGTCTGCATGAAGTCAAAAGGGTTACATAAGCTGTATGATGCCCCTaccattttgtttctgtttgtccaTCTGTACCTACTTGCCTAATACAAGGACACTCCTAACTAGACACACGTTGTCGCTTGTGAATGTATGTGACTTGACCATGTgaaaaacatgcacaaaattGAGAAACTTGATCAAAGGACTGAAGGTAGAGGAGTCACGTGATAATTTGATTGAAACCATgtcatgaaactttttttaaaatgtgcgtgtgtgcgtgcgtgcgttgcGTGGAAAAATCACAAACTTCTACATCAAAGATGGGACTCTCGTAATTATTTATCTTGAGATCAATGTCGTggtatttttaaacagcagTGTCCTGTCAAGTGAGTGCACCTGTCTGTGTGCACTGTAGTCTCAGCGCCTGTGCTACAGAAGCCAGTGGTAGTGCGGACTCACACTCACGATGACCACCTCTACGTTGTCTTCGCTGCTTGTGGGGCTGCTGGCCGTCGTTGTCGCTGTCGTTATGGCGTCGGTGATTCCGGTGGAGAAAAATGCAGAGCGTGAGGCGAGAGCAGGTACGTGACACGTGCAGTGATGACAGAACAGGTACAGTAAGCAGTTGGGCGATCTGAACGTTGGGTGACATGGATGTATACACAACATGCATGAAGGAAAAAATGATGGGGAGATATATACTAACAACACCTTCAAAATGAGCTTGCTATTGTTTTATTTCGACAAATAACTAATCTATTTACGAAACACTATGGATTTTAGTTTTACAGGAAAACTACTTCTTTTGACAGTAAGTTTGCTAATTTGCCAGCAAGTTCTTCTAACgctattttattttgcaaatttcttcaaaagaaaCCAGTGTTAGTGTATGTCAAAACAGATATTTCGTGCATCCGTTTAAGGTTATGTAAGTTGAGTTTTAAACACTGTTTATGAAATCATCCCCAACAGCTGATTGTCATGTGGACGGAAGATTCATACCTGACGGCCACAACTTCACGCGATTCACGACGGGACCCTGCGTTGTGTTCAAATGTAATGCTGGGGTAATCCTCCCTTTGAAGAGCGGTGAGTTGTTAAGGTGTAACACAAAGCCACTAACGGTGAGTTGTTATGGTGTAGCACAAGACGGCTAGCCGTGAGTTGTTGACATGTAATAGCTCATGTTGCTTTTAGACCTATGCATCATGCATGACGAGTGAGTGCTGCTCGATTGAGATCGTTGATGATCTTGACGACACTACAGTGAAAAAAGTCGGTCTAGGTAGAGTCCACAAAAAATATTCGGCAACTGCATATCACAGAAAGTTATTTGAAGACTGATTAaaacgaataataataataataataataataataataataataataataataataataataataataataataataataataataataataataaacagcaacaaaacaacaacaaccgcaAGACGTGTAGCgcgtactcacactcctaaggaacatgCTTTTAGAATCTTTCGTGATGCATCGGGGCCAGCGTCTGAAAGtgagaagggagataatcaaACACTGCGAGCAATAGGAtcataagggagacaactgtttCCTGATGCGAAAGAAGACAGCGTAGAGTTTGGAAAAGGCCGTAAACAGCAAAATGGGAAGAGACAAATCTAATGGTCAATGACAACattcaaaattttataattattctttttatcaCCTGTAGGGACATCGAGAACATCACAAGAATAACACAAAGAGTTGAATCAAATTTCAAGTATTGGtaactgttctttctctctccttgttTATATAGTGTCTCCTGTCAACAAAGCTAGATACTTACCTTAGAACtgtttcacacttggagacagCGGCAATAGTTGTTCACAACAACAGTGAAACAGTGTGAAGTAAAACtgacaaagacaagaaacagaTGGAGTAAAACGACAAATAAACGAATGGCGGGttagacagaaagaaaaggataGATAGATAGCATACTGTGACATTCATTGCTTTGTGACAGGGTGTTACAGGAACGGCCAGTGCTATCCTGTAGGAGACAAATACACCCTGGGATGTCTCGAACGCACGTGCAATACCACCAACGGCATCGCCGACTATGAGCTCACCAAGGAAGGTTTGTATTTAACCTCCTTATGACCTCATGACCAAAATAATACAGCCGTTATAAGCGGGCAAAGAGTTTCTGAATATTTAGTAAATTTTAAGTAGGAACAAACGGAAACAAAATTCTGACGGAGGGAAGTATGGCCTGCTGACCCTGACCTATAAGGCACATTAGTACAcgaagacaagacaagacaacacagcacaacacaacacaacacaagacCGATGtcctaatgttttttttccaaccgACAGGTTGTCTCGCATACGACGGCCTGACGTGCGTCAACGTCGGCACCACGTGGACAAGCGAATGCATCACGTACCACTGTAGCCGCATCGTGCACTCCGAGTTCTCCATCTCCTACCACATGGAGCCAGTTGCTTGGGGTAAGTGAGTTCCGTCCATTACCACATGAAGACTGAGGCAATTTTAGACCAGATGGTGTGATAAACGTTTGTTTGATGTCCTATCACACTGATATGTGTGGAGCTGGAAGGATATGCCCCGTCCCCAGCCACCAACTCCAAAGGCCTTAGGGTAAGTGGTTAGTCTACTACCGCATGGATCTTGTGATGAGAGGTATGTGTGCTCTCCTTGAATTATTGGGACCAGATCACTTGGAACATCACACAACGCACGTTAACTGTCATTTAATAATGTCATTCTGTCCGTACATGACCTCAGGATGTCACCTGGGCGAAGTGTGCGTGCCAGAGAACCACACCATCACTGAGGATTGTCGTGTAGAGCAATGTCAACGACACTTCTCGTCCATAGGATTCTACACTCTGAAGTTGGGTATGTCAGCtgttatgttgtgtgtgtgtgtgttttctctcccctctctcctcTCGTCAGCTGAAACGCCGTTGTGCGGAGAATGACTGACATTAAACTGTTGTGCTCTTGATGTACATTGTGCCACTCGACAATAACTGCCAACATTTTAGGACTTagaacgcgcagcatcacgaccaatgTAGATCGCGCTCTCTGCGCAGAACcaataatattaaatgaaagataacagccagtgaaCAGTGAGGCACgtgtagacacactgaacaacataaagatgaggtaaaagagtagaacataaagcTATGGATGAAGATATGAAGGacacagtgtaagatggagtcgttacaagatggttagcatgacaaaCAGTATCACCAGGGAGTAAAGAATTGTAATTcaggatagtactttgtgaacaggtATGTTTTCAGAGAtggtgtgaatgtagccttgtagtccgagtagcgaatgtgatgtggaagagacttccactgcttagcagcacagagggaggacgtccgttgtccgtgtgtgactgtctttgttggagggaggacagaatgtGAGTCTCATGAGGAGCGAAGGTTTCGAGCAGGGGTGTCTTCTCTGTATGTCGCAATTTCTTCTGCGTAGAATATTCAACTCGAGCCACCGGCATCATCTTGGAATGAAGGCAATAAACATAGCGAACAAACATATTTCAGAACATGGTACATCTACCaaaacacacccaaacacacagaGCCACAGTCCAAACGGTTTCTGACAATTTTGATGGGAATCAGACAAACGTGTGAACTTTATTACCTTTCAACAGCTGCCcatcagaaacaaacaaacatggccAAACGCACCAGTTCCTTTATAACTAATTGTATTATGGTTGTGCACCTGATAACCACTAGAATCACATGAACTCAAGCAATGCATATCAGGCAATGGTAATCATTTTCAGTCccatatatttttgtgatcgCTGTTGGGTAGGTTGTCCTCTCAGTGGAGAGTGTCTGGAAATCGGACAGTCTAAGACCATAGACTGCACCACCCTCACCTGCCAGCGGGAAGACTTTGAAGGCATCCACTACCTGTCCATCAGACCCACTAAGATACGTGAGCGAGTTCTGTCTGATACACTCCATTGCATGTCGGTTAGAGTTCATCCATATTAGATAATTCTTACAATCAAGTTCAGTCTGTTGGTCTAGAGAGAAATTTCATCTAATCTTCATcgttaattttcttcttcaatttTAGCAACTACATATCGAAAGTATTTCCTATACTGCTTTCTTAAGTGATACTGTTTATTTTGACGTAAATGTATtaattatgtttatgttgttgttggggttttttttgttgtttttttttttgtttttttgtttgttgatttcatTGGATGGTTTTGTtctggggggtggggggaactGACGTTAAACTGTCGTCTgagataagttttttttcatatccACGTCCACCTTGAGGTTTGTGCTTGCCTCCGCTTACATCCTTGTGAACTTGCGTTTACGGGTTGCTTTTGtgatcaacatttatttttcctatAAGACTTCATCACTCTTCCACTTAATATAGTGAAATCTGAATGTTAGCTTGATGTAACAAAATGgctgtatatttttataaagcaaactctccctttctgtttttgttttgatttaaacCATCCGACTTTTCGATTTGCAGAATGTCAGGATGCTGACAAGAGGTGTCACGACAGTGGGTCCTACTTCCCTGTAGAAACCAACGGTAGGCGCCTGAACTGCACGTGCTTTGTTCACGAGGGTTTCTTGGGTTCAACCTACTCCTGTCCTCTACAGTAGGATCCGTTTGTGAGTATAGCCTGGGTTGATTTGCTGCAGCCTAATAGGTTGATGTCCATTAACTGTTCACGGTCTGAtcatattttcccatttttgaTATGTAGCTTCAATTATACAGAGTCAAGCTTATTCACAAACAGCTTCAGTGTAGTGAAATAGTGAAATACTTAATGCTGAACAGTttgaccacggacgtgtatagatggactgaTGTCTAATGAActggattgaaacttttgtctgaatgGGATGAAGGAGAGCCGCTCGCCTTGATATGCCTGCCcgcagaagaaaaacaaaaaatatttgcacatttTATGTTCAGCAATATAATCTTCAGGCCAAGACTGAGTGTAGAATATTAAGCTATGCTCATCTACACCTGTCAGTATGCCAAAAAAGttagatgtaaatatttaactACGTCTTGACAAATTTTGTCAGTGTGCAGGAAGGATAACTGCTGGAAAACTTACAACCAGTGCTCCTAACaggagtagcttcccttgaaTCGACACTTGCCTTGCGGAAAAGATAAAATTGACATTCGACAGTCATGGCCAGCCACCGAGTTTTAAATGACCATAGGCGCCATTTGTCCACATTGATTTTATGCACACATTGTAGGcgaaaaaaagctaaaacctttttttcttctttgttttaatctctAACGTATGATAAATTATATTGTGCATTAAAATGCCAGCAGACAGCTTCAACTGGTGTTTAATGATtctacctctctctctacccctttctctccatctctcttctccccattttttctttcaccctctctctctctctctctcgcacacacacacaccacacacacacacgcacgcacacacactcctcTTTCCACCTTCCTCATCTTCCTACTTGTTTTGTTCGCTTGTgttcctttcttccattttatcactttttgttttctttttttttttaaatttagtttaaagATTCCTTAGTGATGGACAATCTACTTTTCTTATAGATATAGTAAaaagtaaaggtaaaggtcgtcccctaaccaTTTGTAGGtcgatggggggggggggcactaAAGACCCCACTTTTTGCGAGGCCAGCTTTCCCTCGCTACCATACAGTTCCCAAACCTCTATTCACTAGAGGACGTTTACTGTGTCACACGGGTACTGAACCGGCATTACTGTAACAATGTGGCGATCCActtaaagggaaataaagataacaagAGAAGCTACTGCGTCGGTTCTGTTTATAAAGTACTCATGAGATTGCCTCCCTTACCCATATTTGTCTCTTGGCTGAAATCCGCAGGAGTGTGGTGTCGCCAAGAGAGACATTTACCAAAAGTTAAACTGAGATATGCTTTAAGTATACTGTGAATTTCATTCATAGAAATATGATTTACATTAATGAACAAAATCTGAAGTAAATCACAAAATAAGGAAGACAGTACATAACTCTCTAGTTCGCTACACACCTCATGACCGCGGGGTGACCTCAACACTAGGGACAGCCAGTTGAAGTCACAGttcacaaaacagaaatgttagcAACAGCTAAGAAACACTGTTCGAAATGGAAGCTCAAACACCAAGTGTGTGTTATTGCAATGATTGATTCTCTGGTATTTTTCAGTGTGAAAGAAACCATCATTGTAACATTAaagctcttttttgttttgtaaaagaaaatctcTAAGTTCATGACCGAAACTTTTGGCTTGGATAAAGAGGTGCGGCGGCGACCTGGGGCCAGGTGCGCAATGGGTCGCTAGGCATTCTCTGAACGCCCAACAGGAATCTGTCCGctaaactgttattttattaacaatcaGGATGACTGCGTAGCGTCAAGGACCCAGTCATCCTAGCAACGTGTTATGCACCTGGGCCCTAGTGATACACCAACTGATGTAGAGACTAAATTGTGTCAAGTCTACGACTAGAATAATTTTAGCTGTCCTTTATATTAGTAAAATATGTAATTGAGGAGTGGCtttcttgtgatagccacaaaTGTAAACACTATCTTTCTGACAACTAGACAGCTGGTAAAAAACAGTATTGTTATAGTTCTACTGTAAAGCagtgaagattaaaaaaaaatacaactgtaAAGTACCGAGAGTTTTCTGGGACACATAATGACCGACTAcatcaaagattttaaaaatctggtTAAGAATTCAATTGAAACGAAAGCATACTTTGTCGCACCTGGTGAAGATTGACGATGCCCCTCATAACAACGGG contains:
- the LOC112576618 gene encoding uncharacterized protein LOC112576618, translated to MTTSTLSSLLVGLLAVVVAVVMASVIPVEKNAEREARAADCHVDGRFIPDGHNFTRFTTGPCVVFKCNAGVILPLKSGCYRNGQCYPVGDKYTLGCLERTCNTTNGIADYELTKEGCLAYDGLTCVNVGTTWTSECITYHCSRIVHSEFSISYHMEPVAWGCHLGEVCVPENHTITEDCRVEQCQRHFSSIGFYTLKLGCPLSGECLEIGQSKTIDCTTLTCQREDFEGIHYLSIRPTKIQCQDADKRCHDSGSYFPVETNGRRLNCTCFVHEGFLGSTYSCPLQ